The Gloeomargarita sp. SKYB120 genomic sequence GATCAGAAATGGCAAGGGTGATACTCGTCATCTCCCCGTAGAAGACAAACCACCTGAATTCAATTTCCCATTAATTTTTGGCGAGGGTATAGTGGTTGGAGCGCTGACGGGTCTGGTTGGTGCTGGCGGCGGTTTTCTAATCATTCCAGCGCTGGTCGTTTTGGCGGGATTACCGATGAAAATGGCTGTGGGCACATCTCTGTTGGTCATTGCCGCTAAGTCGTTGATTGGTTTTCTAGGGGATGTGCAAAACCCTGAGTTGCAGATTGATTGGGGATTGCTTATGCTTTTTGCTGGCGTGGCTAGTATTGGTATTTTTGTGGGGTCCTACCTGTCCACTTTTATTTCAGGGCGGAAATTAAAAAAAGGATTTGGTTGGTTTGTGGCTGTGATGGGTGTTTACATATTGATTAAGGAAGCTCGGGGAGGCTGACAGCACTGTCACTCAGCAGCTCTAGCTCAGCCGCCGGGGAGAAACCCCACATCAGGCGGAGACCAATGTACCGTCGCGCCCGAACTTAACTCGCTAACCCGTAGTACAAACGCACTACATCGGCGGTCACCCATTTTTGTCACAAAACTATAAGATAAGCTCTCATTTTATTGAGGATTGCAACGAATTGTACTTGTCGGAAAAATCCCTTTGGTACGATCACGGGTACTGGTTCTGGGAGGGGTCATGGCTGACAAGGTGAAACACTTGAGTGTCCGGCTCAGCGATGATGAAAATCGCGCGCTGGAGAATTACTGTCAGCGAACCAGTCAATCCAAAACGGAAGTGATCCGCCAATTTATTCGCTCGTTAATTCATGCCCAAACTAACGGTCATTCCAATTCTGGCAGCAGTCAATCCGCCTGAACCGCCTCCAGAAGATACGTGGTTACCTTTAATCTCACTGGTCGCCAGTCTGGTACAGGGAATCATTTTTTTGTTGGGGTTTACGTTTTCGGGTTTGGTGGTCATTCTCCAGTGGTTTGCAGCGTTGCTGACTTTGGGCTTGGGGTTCATTTGGACGCCGTTACAGGCCATTTTGACAGCAATTCTCATGCCGTTTTTCACAATCGGGCTGGGGCTGCTCTTGCCGCTGTTGCTCCTGGGGTTGGTGGTCGCACTGGTGACGCGGCGATAAAAAAGCTCCCCAACTGGGGAGCCTTTGGGGCAGGGTTAATGGAAACAGGCCTTAGTAGTCAAAGTCTCCGCCGCTACCGCCGCCTGCGGGTGTCTTTTCCTTGGGTTCGGGTTTGTCCACCACAATGCATTCAGTGGTCAGAACCATGCCCGCAATGGAGGCGGCGTTTTGCAGGGCGGAACGGGTGACCTTGGCCGGGTCCACGATCCCCGCTTCGAACATGTTGGTGAAAGCGCCCTTGGCGGCGTCGTACCCCACTTCAAAGGGCTTGTCCTTGACCTGGTCAGCAATCACCGCTCCGTTGACACCAGCGTTTTCGGCGATGCGCATCAGGGGAGCCATCAGGGCGCGGCTGACGATCAGAGCGCCGGTCAGCTCCTCTTCAGTCAGGTGTTCCTTCGCCCAGGCCTCCAACTCAGGGGCTAGGTGCGCCAAGGTCGTCCCACCCCCAGGGACAATCCCTTCTTCAACCGCCGCTTTGGTGGCGTTGATGGCGTCCTCCAGGCGGAGCTTCTTGTCCTTCATTTCGGTTTCGGTGGCCGCCCCGACTTTGATCACCGCCACGCCACCGGCTAGTTTCGCCAAGCGCTCCTGCAGCTTTTCCTTGTCGTAGGTGGAGTCCGTTTCTTCAATTTGCCGGCGAATTTGCTCACACCGCGCCTTCACTGCCGCTTCGTTCCCCTCGGCAATGATGGTGGTGTGGTCTTTGGTGATAGTCACCCGCCGAGCCTTGCCCAGCATGTCCATCCGCACGCTGTCGAGCTTGGTCCCGGTTTCTTCGGAGATCACCTGCCCGCCGGTCAGGATAGCAATGTCCTGCAGCATGGCTTTGCGCCGGTCCCCAAACCCAGGTGCTTTCACCGCCGCCACGCTCAACACGCCCCGTAGCTTGTTCACCACTAGAGTCGCCAGGGCTTCTTTCTCAATGTCTTCCGCGATGATGAGCAAGGGTTTGCCAGCACGAGCGACTTGCTCCAGCACTGGCACCAAGTCCTGCACAAGCGTGATTTTCTTGTCGGTGATGAGCACCAGAGCGTCCTCCAGGGTGGCTTCCATCCGCTCGGCGTCAGTGGCAAAGTAGGGGGAGATGTAGCCTTTGTCAAAGCGCATCCCCTCCGTGACCTCCAGCTCGGTGGTCATGGACTTGCCTTCTTCTAGGGAGATCACACCCTCCTTGCCCACCTTTTCCATAGCCTCGGCGATCATCTTGCCCACTTCTTCGTCATTGCCAGCCGAGATGGCAGCCACCTGGGCAATCGCCTTGGAGTCCTCTACCGGACGCGCGTGGGCGGCAATTTTCTCCACGACAAATTGGGTGGCTTTGTCAATCCCCCGCTTCAGGGCAATGGGGTTAGCGCCGGCAGCCACGTTGCGCAGCCCCTCCTTGACCATGGCATGAGCCAGCACGGTTGCGGTCGTGGTCCCATCTCCTGCCACGTCGTTGGTCTTGGAGGCTGCTTGCCGGATCAAGGCCACCCCCGTGTTTTCCACGTGGTCTTCTAGCTCGATTTCTTTGGCAATCGTGACCCCGTCATTGACAATCTGGGGCGCGCCGAATTTCTTTTCCAACACCACATTGCGCCCTTTTGGCCCTAGGGTCACGGCAATCGCTTCCGCCAAGGTATCCATCCCTTTTTCCAGGGCGCGGCGGGCGTCTTCGTGGTAGAGAATCTTCTTCGCCATGGGTTGTCAACCTCCTTAGCTCACAGTCGCCAGGATGTCTTTTTCCGCCAGCAGGACGTAGTCATCCATGCCAATTTTCAATTCGGTGCCAGCGTATTTGGAGTACAGCACCTTGTCGCCGACTTTGACTTCTATTGGAATCCGCTGACCGTTCTCATCCCGTCGACCAGGGCCAACGGCCACTACTTCGCCTACCTGAGGCTTTTCTTTGGCCGTATCGGGTAACAGGATGCCACCAGCTGTTTTTTCTTCCGATTGACTTACCTTGACTAGCACTCGGTCCCCCAAGGGGGTGACGGTCGAGACGCTCAACGTAATGGTTGCCATAGGCGATGACACTCCCACTGCTACAAAAGGGTTTGTTGCCTGGAGCGGCCCCACCCATTAGGTGTTAGCACTCTCCGCTTCCGAGTGCTAATGTAACCGAGACGACTGCAGGGGCGGAGTACGGGTTTCCGAACTGGCCAGGCTGTAAATTTGGGCTAAGTTTTGTGGGGAAGTGTTACAGGGACGCTGGGAACGGGTTGGGGTGGGTCTTAGGATGGGGGAGAGTTTGCAAGTTGGGAGGAGGCTAATGTACTCAGTGTTGTTGGCAGTGCCGACGACGGTGCCCTGGTCGCCGCGTGTGGCGCTAGTCATGGTGGGATGCAATTTGTTTGCGGTGGCGATTGGGTACTGGGCAATTCAAGCCAAGGGGGTTGCCGGGCCGAAGTTGCCCTTGCCGGAGTTGTTTCGGGGCTTTGGCGTGCCGGAGTTGCTGGCGACGGCGGCCTTTGGGCATATCTTGGGTACGGGGATGACGCTAGGGCTGGCCAACGCTGGCTTGTTGTAATCACACCTGCGCTTCCCCCGATTTCTACAATAGAGATCAATCGCGAAGGGGGATTAACTGCTATGCATGGGGGAATCAGGGTGGGTTCGCTGTTTGGGATTCCCCTGTACCTAGACCCTTCGTGGTTTGTCGTTGCCCTGTTGGTCACCTGGGGCAACAGCCTCCGCTGGCAACAGCTTTACCCCAACTGGCCGGGCTGGTGGGTTTGGGGTGTAGGATTTTCCCTGGCGCTAGGGCTATTTGGCTCGGTGGTGTTGCACGAGTTGGGCCACAGTTTGGTGGCGAAGGCCCAAGGGGTGAAGGTGCGTTCTATCACCCTGTTTTTGTTTGGGGGGGTGGCGACGTTGGAGCAGGAGTCGCGGACCCCGATGCAGGCGCTGCGGGTGGCGTTGGCGGGTCCGGCGGTCAGCCTGGGGTTGGCCTTGGGGTTTATGCGGCTGACCCAATGGTTGGGAGGCGTCGCGTCCCCCTGGGGTCGGATCACCCAGGAACTCATGGCGATGAATTTCGTGCTGGGCCTTTTTAATCTGGTGCCTGGCTTGCCGCTGGATGGAGGCCAGGTGCTCAAGGCCGTGATTTGGCAAATCACAGGCAGCCCGTTTCGGGGGATCCAGTGGGCGGCGGCCTTCGGCTGGGCGCTCGGCACAATGGCCATGCTGTTAGGTATCTTCGCATTTTTGAGCGGGGCGGGGGGCGGGCTATGGCTGGCGCTGATTGGCTGGTTTATGGCCAGCAACGCCCAAACTTATCGCCAGTACAGCTTGGTGCAGGAGATTCTGCTCAAGACGAAGGTGCGGGACGTGATGAGTCGGGATTTCCGGGTGTTGCGGGCGGAAATGTCGCTGCGGGATTTCGTGGATTTGTACTGCATCCCAGCCCAGACCCCTGAAATTTATTTCGCCGAAGCAGACGGGCGTTATCTCGGTCTGGTGGATAGCAGCCGGTTGACCCAGATTGAACGCAGCCGCTGGCCCCACCTGGAACTGCGGGAAATCGTCATTCCCCTCAACGAGTTGCCCAGTGTGCGCGAGCAGGATTGTCTGGCCCAGGCGATTGTGACGCTGGGAAATGACCGCGCCTGGTTGCTGGTACGCTCGCCGGTGGGGGGCGTACAGGGAATTGTTATGCGTGGGGATGTGCTCAGACCGCTGGCGCCGTTTCTGGGCATGAGTGGGTTGGACATTGAGCGGGTGAATCGGGAGGGGCGTTATCCCCAGGGGTTGAATCTAGTGCCGCTGGCGCAAAAGGCCCTGGAGTTAGCGGCTTCCCTCCCGGAAACCCAGATTTAGCGCGGCCAGCAGCAGGCGATGTGCTCCGCCAAGTCCACCACCCGCTGGGAGTAGCCCCACTCGTTGTCGTACCAGGCCACGACCTTTACCAGCGTGCCGTCAATCACCATGGTCAAAGGGGCATCCACAATTGAGGAGGCGTTGGTACCCCGGTAGTCGCTGGAGACCAAAGGCTCTTCATTATAGTCCAAAATGCCCTTGAGGGGGCCTTCACTAGCGGCTTTGAGCACGGCGTTGACCTCCTCGGCAA encodes the following:
- the psaK gene encoding photosystem I reaction center subunit PsaK, which gives rise to MYSVLLAVPTTVPWSPRVALVMVGCNLFAVAIGYWAIQAKGVAGPKLPLPELFRGFGVPELLATAAFGHILGTGMTLGLANAGLL
- a CDS encoding sulfite exporter TauE/SafE family protein, which produces MQLVLGYGLALLIGISLGLIGAGGSILTVPVLVYVMGVNPTLATAYSLFIVGITALVGSWDYFRKGLISLKTAFVFAIPAFSSVFLVRRFLIPAIPPKIVQLGTLTLTRDILLMIVFAVLMILASLSMIRNGKGDTRHLPVEDKPPEFNFPLIFGEGIVVGALTGLVGAGGGFLIIPALVVLAGLPMKMAVGTSLLVIAAKSLIGFLGDVQNPELQIDWGLLMLFAGVASIGIFVGSYLSTFISGRKLKKGFGWFVAVMGVYILIKEARGG
- a CDS encoding site-2 protease family protein, with the translated sequence MHGGIRVGSLFGIPLYLDPSWFVVALLVTWGNSLRWQQLYPNWPGWWVWGVGFSLALGLFGSVVLHELGHSLVAKAQGVKVRSITLFLFGGVATLEQESRTPMQALRVALAGPAVSLGLALGFMRLTQWLGGVASPWGRITQELMAMNFVLGLFNLVPGLPLDGGQVLKAVIWQITGSPFRGIQWAAAFGWALGTMAMLLGIFAFLSGAGGGLWLALIGWFMASNAQTYRQYSLVQEILLKTKVRDVMSRDFRVLRAEMSLRDFVDLYCIPAQTPEIYFAEADGRYLGLVDSSRLTQIERSRWPHLELREIVIPLNELPSVREQDCLAQAIVTLGNDRAWLLVRSPVGGVQGIVMRGDVLRPLAPFLGMSGLDIERVNREGRYPQGLNLVPLAQKALELAASLPETQI
- the groES gene encoding co-chaperone GroES gives rise to the protein MATITLSVSTVTPLGDRVLVKVSQSEEKTAGGILLPDTAKEKPQVGEVVAVGPGRRDENGQRIPIEVKVGDKVLYSKYAGTELKIGMDDYVLLAEKDILATVS
- the groL gene encoding chaperonin GroEL (60 kDa chaperone family; promotes refolding of misfolded polypeptides especially under stressful conditions; forms two stacked rings of heptamers to form a barrel-shaped 14mer; ends can be capped by GroES; misfolded proteins enter the barrel where they are refolded when GroES binds), whose translation is MAKKILYHEDARRALEKGMDTLAEAIAVTLGPKGRNVVLEKKFGAPQIVNDGVTIAKEIELEDHVENTGVALIRQAASKTNDVAGDGTTTATVLAHAMVKEGLRNVAAGANPIALKRGIDKATQFVVEKIAAHARPVEDSKAIAQVAAISAGNDEEVGKMIAEAMEKVGKEGVISLEEGKSMTTELEVTEGMRFDKGYISPYFATDAERMEATLEDALVLITDKKITLVQDLVPVLEQVARAGKPLLIIAEDIEKEALATLVVNKLRGVLSVAAVKAPGFGDRRKAMLQDIAILTGGQVISEETGTKLDSVRMDMLGKARRVTITKDHTTIIAEGNEAAVKARCEQIRRQIEETDSTYDKEKLQERLAKLAGGVAVIKVGAATETEMKDKKLRLEDAINATKAAVEEGIVPGGGTTLAHLAPELEAWAKEHLTEEELTGALIVSRALMAPLMRIAENAGVNGAVIADQVKDKPFEVGYDAAKGAFTNMFEAGIVDPAKVTRSALQNAASIAGMVLTTECIVVDKPEPKEKTPAGGGSGGDFDY